A single Elaeis guineensis isolate ETL-2024a chromosome 15, EG11, whole genome shotgun sequence DNA region contains:
- the LOC105058720 gene encoding uncharacterized protein At4g28440 isoform X1, with the protein MAESKTGLRKPVFIEVDQLRPGTSGHTLTVKVVDSKMVLQKGRPDGPQVRQMRIAECLVGDETGMIVFTARNEQDNQINVLVLSISNGMLLLASKDSSNVRSHVLSPSITCPFPVDLMKPGTTVILRNAKIDMFKGSMRLAVDKWGRVEVTDPADFTVKEDNNLSLVEYELVNVVEE; encoded by the exons ATGGCTGAATCAAAGACTGGATTGAGAAAACCTGTGTTTATCGAGGTTGATCAGCTTCGACCTGGCACCAGTGGGCATACCCTTACAGTGAAGGTGGTGGACTCGAAGATGGTCTTGCAGAAGGGGCGCCCTGATGGTCCTCAAGTTCGACAGATGCGTATTGCTGAATGTTTGGTTGGGGATGAAACTGGAATGATAGTTTTTACAGCCAGGAATGAGCAAG ACAATCAGATCAATGTTCTTGTCCTATCTATCTCAAATGGAATGCTTTTATTGGCAAGCAAAGATTCTTCAAATGTGAGAAG tcACGTTCTATCTCCATCCATAACTTGTCCATTTCCAGTGGACTTGATGAAGCCAGGGACAACCGTCATACTTCGAAATGCAAAGATTGACATGTTTAAGGGGTCCATGAGGCTTGCCGTGGACAAATGGGGCCGTGTGGAAGTCACCGATCCAGCTGATTTCACTGTTAAAGAGGATAACAACCTGTCTTTGGTGGAATATGAGCTAGTGAACGTCGTTGAAGAGTGA
- the LOC105058720 gene encoding uncharacterized protein At4g28440 isoform X2 produces MAESKTGLRKPVFIEVDQLRPGTSGHTLTVKVVDSKMVLQKGRPDGPQVRQMRIAECLVGDETGMIVFTARNEQVDLMKPGTTVILRNAKIDMFKGSMRLAVDKWGRVEVTDPADFTVKEDNNLSLVEYELVNVVEE; encoded by the exons ATGGCTGAATCAAAGACTGGATTGAGAAAACCTGTGTTTATCGAGGTTGATCAGCTTCGACCTGGCACCAGTGGGCATACCCTTACAGTGAAGGTGGTGGACTCGAAGATGGTCTTGCAGAAGGGGCGCCCTGATGGTCCTCAAGTTCGACAGATGCGTATTGCTGAATGTTTGGTTGGGGATGAAACTGGAATGATAGTTTTTACAGCCAGGAATGAGCAAG TGGACTTGATGAAGCCAGGGACAACCGTCATACTTCGAAATGCAAAGATTGACATGTTTAAGGGGTCCATGAGGCTTGCCGTGGACAAATGGGGCCGTGTGGAAGTCACCGATCCAGCTGATTTCACTGTTAAAGAGGATAACAACCTGTCTTTGGTGGAATATGAGCTAGTGAACGTCGTTGAAGAGTGA
- the LOC105058720 gene encoding uncharacterized protein At4g28440 isoform X3 — translation MAESKTGLRKPVFIEVDQLRPGTSGHTLTVKVVDSKMVLQKGRPDGPQVRQMRIAECLVGDETGMIVFTARNEQDNQINVLVLSISNGMLLLASKDSSNVRSGLDEARDNRHTSKCKD, via the exons ATGGCTGAATCAAAGACTGGATTGAGAAAACCTGTGTTTATCGAGGTTGATCAGCTTCGACCTGGCACCAGTGGGCATACCCTTACAGTGAAGGTGGTGGACTCGAAGATGGTCTTGCAGAAGGGGCGCCCTGATGGTCCTCAAGTTCGACAGATGCGTATTGCTGAATGTTTGGTTGGGGATGAAACTGGAATGATAGTTTTTACAGCCAGGAATGAGCAAG ACAATCAGATCAATGTTCTTGTCCTATCTATCTCAAATGGAATGCTTTTATTGGCAAGCAAAGATTCTTCAAATGTGAGAAG TGGACTTGATGAAGCCAGGGACAACCGTCATACTTCGAAATGCAAAGATTGA